The Phragmites australis chromosome 15, lpPhrAust1.1, whole genome shotgun sequence genome window below encodes:
- the LOC133893227 gene encoding xylanase inhibitor protein 1-like, whose protein sequence is MALASRRPASLLALAALLSVVGLLAGPAAATGKTGQVTVFWGRNKAEGSLREACDSGTYTIVIISFLNVYGRGKYSLDLSGHPVAGIGDDIKHCQSKNMLVFLSIGGFGNRYSLPTSKSAADVADYLWNAYLAGSRWGVFRPFGDAAVDGIDFFIDQGSPDHYDELARRLWSYNKGYRARTPVQLTATPRCAFPDRRVERALATGLVGRIHVRFYDDPSYDASLQREWDKWTAAYPDSEIYVGLPASEQTVGYVHPKKLYYDVISVVQKAANYGGIMIWDRYSDKRTNYSSYAKGWA, encoded by the coding sequence ATGGCGCTCGCAAGCCGGAGGCCAGCCTCCCTCCTAGCCCTCGCGGCCCTTCTCTCCGTCGtaggcctcctcgccggcccgGCCGCGGCCACGGGGAAGACCGGCCAGGTGACCGTCTTCTGGGGCCGGAACAAGGCCGAGGGCTCCCTCCGAGAGGCCTGCGACTCCGGCACGTACACCATCGTCATCATCTCCTTCCTCAACGTCTACGGCCGCGGCAAGTACAGCCTCGACCTCTCCGGCCACCCCGTCGCCGGCATCGGCGACGACATCAAGCACTGCCAGTCCAAGAACATGCTCGTGTTCCTCTCTATCGGAGGCTTCGGCAACCGCTACTCCCTGCCGACCTCCAAGTCGGCGGCCGACGTCGCCGACTACCTGTGGAACGCTTACCTCGCCGGCTCTCGCTGGGGCGTGTTCCGCCCGTTCGGCGACGCGGCCGTCGACGGCATCGACTTCTTCATCGACCAGGGCTCGCCGGACCACTACGACGAGCTGGCCAGGCGCCTCTGGAGCTACAACAAAGGCTACCGCGCCAGGACGCCGGTGCAACTGACCGCGACGCCGCGGTGCGCGTTCCCAGACCGGCGCGTGGAGCGCGCGCTCGCCACGGGACTCGTCGGGCGCATCCACGTCAGGTTCTACGACGACCCGTCCTACGACGCCTCCTTGCAGCGGGAGTGGGACAAGTGGACGGCGGCGTACCCGGACTCTGAGATCTACGTGGGCCTGCCGGCCTCGGAGCAGACGGTCGGCTATGTGCACCCGAAGAAACTCTACTACGACGTGATCTCGGTGGTGCAGAAGGCGGCCAACTACGGCGGCATAATGATCTGGGACCGGTACAGCGACAAACGGACCAACTACAGCAGCTACGCCAAGGGTTGGGCTTGA
- the LOC133892011 gene encoding xylanase inhibitor protein 1-like translates to MALASRRATSLAALVCVVGFLAGPAAAAGKTGQVTVFWGRNKTEGSLREACDSGIYTMVIMSFLNVYGHGKYRLDLSGHPIAGIGDDIKHCQFKGVPVSLSIGGFGADYSLPSKQSALDLFDYLWNSYFGGSKKGVPRPFDDAWLDGVDLFLEHGTPADRYDVLALELAKHNIRGGPGKPLHLTATPRCTFPPSSYLGRAVATGIFERIHIRIYDDDNCEAYWQLAWDKWTAAYPATRFYVGLTASEMTPGWVHPKNVYYGVAPYVQKAENYGGIMIWDRYYDKQTNYSSMVKYYA, encoded by the coding sequence ATGGCCCTCGCAAGCCGGAGGGCAACCTCCCTCGCGGCCCTTGTCTGCGTCGTAGGCTTCCTCGCCGgcccggccgcggccgcggggaAGACCGGCCAGGTGACCGTCTTCTGGGGCCGGAACAAGACCGAGGGCTCTCTCAGAGAGGCTTGCGACTCCGGCATTTACACCATGGTCATCATGTCCTTCCTCAACGTCTACGGCCACGGCAAGTACAGACTCGACCTCTCCGGCCACCCCATCGCCGGCATCGGCGATGACATCAAGCACTGCCAGTTCAAGGGAGTCCCGGTGTCGCTCTCCATCGGGGGCTTCGGCGCCGACTACTCGCTCCCGTCCAAACAGTCGGCGCTGGACCTCTTCGATTACCTCTGGAACTCCTACTTCGGCGGCTCCAAGAAGGGCGTCCCCCGCCCCTTCGACGACGCGTGGCTCGACGGCGTCGACCTCTTCCTGGAGCACGGCACACCGGCGGACCGGTACGACGTTCTGGCGTTGGAGCTCGCCAAGCACAACATCCGCGGCGGCCCCGGGAAGCCGCTGCACCTGACGGCGACGCCGCGGTGCACGTTCCCGCCGAGCAGCTACCTCGGGCGGGCGGTGGCGACGGGGATCTTCGAGCGCATCCACATCAGGATCTACGACGACGACAACTGCGAGGCGTACTGGCAGCTGGCGTGGGACAAGTGGACGGCGGCGTACCCGGCGACCCGGTTCTACGTCGGGCTCACGGCGTCGGAGATGACGCCCGGGTGGGTGCACCCCAAGAACGTGTACTACGGCGTCGCCCCGTACGTGCAGAAGGCGGAAAACTACGGAGGCATCATGATCTGGGACCGCTACTACGACAAGCAGACCAACTACAGCAGCATGGTCAAGTACTATGCTTGA